The following DNA comes from Vibrio gigantis.
GCAAGTACTCAATTTAAAGAGTCAGATACACCGGAAGAAGTACTAGAGCGACTCAATACAACGTTAAATAAAGCAAAACAACGTGGTAACAACCAACTTGTTTGGCACTAAGCAGCCCTAGATTTAATTTATTTCATTTTTTCAAATACTTATCACATACCATTTCCCTCAATGTTTGCTAAGCTAATGATTAACATTCGCTTAACAAGCATTCTTGGCAAGCAACGCTGTCGTATTCGTTTCGTCTGGTTAACTCTCTCCCACCTTTAACCAAACACTTTCAACGTTTGCTTCTCACTCTCGAGCCAGAGGGTCACTTCAACGCCCCCAGCTCTTTTCAACAAGGAGGCACTATGATCACTCATATCAGCCCTGCCGGTAGCATGGATTTACTCTCTCAACTTGAGGTTGAGCGTCTTAAGAAAACCGCATCTAGTGATTTGTACCAACTGTATCGTAACTGTACGTTAGCAGTCCTGAACTCGGGTAGCCACACCGACAACTCCAAAGAGTTACTCGATAAATATCTCTCATTCGATGTTGAGGTGGTGCGCCGTGAACGTGGCATCAAACTCGAACTGAGTAATCCACCAGAGCATGCCTTTGTCGATGGTGAAATCATCAAGGGCATTCAAGAACACCTCTTCTCAGTGCTACGTGACATCGTTTATGTCAACATGCACTTAGCCGATAACCAAAGGCTCAATCTGACGAATGCCACTCACATTACTAACCTTGTATTTGGCATCTTGAGAAATGCAGGTGCGCTGACTCCAGGCATCGAGCCTAACCTGATTGTATGTTGGGGCGGACACTCTATTAATGCGAGCGAATACCAATACACTCGTGAAGTCGGTAATGAATTGGGACTGCGTGAACTGAACATCTGTACGGGTTGTGGACCGGGCGCGATGGAAGGCCCAATGAAAGGTGCTGCGATTGGTCACGCAAAACAACGTTATACCGAGCATCGTTATCTAGGGCTGACCGAGCCTTCGATCATTGCGGCTGAGCCACCAAACCCGATCGTGAATGAACTGGTGATTATGCCCGATATCGAGAAGCGTCTTGAGGCATTCGTTCGTATGGCGCATGGCATCATTATTTTCCCAGGCGGCCCCGGCACGGCCGAAGAGCTACTATACATCTTAGGGATCATGATGCACCCGAATAACGCCGAGCAGCCAATGCCGATTGTCTTAACTGGCTCGAAAGAGAGTGAAGCTTACTTCCGTTCAATCGATAAGTTCATTGGTGAAACTCTAGGGCCTGAGGCGCAAAAGCATTATGAGATCGTGATTGACGACCCAGCACGCGCTGCGAAAATCATGAAACAAGCGATGCCAGATGTGCGCTCTCACCGTAAAGAGACCGGTGATGCCTACAGCTACAACTGGTCACTGCATATTGAGCCTGAGTTCCAACTGCCATTCGACCCAACACACGAGTCTATGGCGGCGCTTGATCTTCATATGGACCAGAAAACGGAGAGCCTAGCCGCTAATTTACGTAAAGCGTTCTCTGGCATTGTCGCTGGTAATGTCAAAGCCGAGGGTATTCTGGAGATCGAGAAGCACGGCCCATTCCTGATTGATGGCGACAAAGAGCTGATGACCAAAATGGACCAACTGCTGAATGACTTTGTTGAGCAACATCGAATGAAGCTACCGGGCGGCACTGATTACGTGCCTTGCTATAAAATCGCACCTAGCGATTAGGCACAGTCATTCACTAGTAACTAAATAAGTGATAACCAATTGGCAGGCATAAAGTTAATCAGGTGATGACGTTTACGTTGCTAACGTTTCAACTCACCAAGTGATACGTTACTATAAGGGGCTAGCAGCCCCTTTTTTATTGTCTATTTAGTGGAAACTTATGTCTATCCATCTTGTTATTATCGATGCCTTAAACCTCATCCGACGCGTGCACTCCGTTCAGCCGGATCCAACCGATATAGCAAGAACCATCACTACGACAACTCGCACTCTCAATAAAATTCTGACTGAATCAAAGCCCACTCACATCATCGCAGTATTTGATCACCACTTACAAGATCGAGGCTGGCGTGCAGAAGTGCTTCCAGCTTATAAGCAGAACCGAAAACCGATGCCAGAACCATTAATGAAAGGCCTTGATGCTATCCAACAGGCTTGGTGGGAGTTAGGCATTGATTCACTGTTATCTGATGGTGATGAAGCGGATGATCTAGTCGCAACACTGGCAAAAAAAGTGGCTGACCACGGAGAAACTGTCACTATAATCTCGACAGACAAAGGGTATTGCCAACTGTTGTCACCCACTCTGCAGATCCGTGATTACTTCCAGCACCGTTGGTTAGATAAACCCTTTATCGAAGCTGAATTCGGCGTTAAACCTGAACAACTGGCGGATTACTGGGGGTTAACGGGCGTCAGCTCTAGCCAAGTACCGGGCATTCCAGGTGTCGGGCCAAAAGCCGCCAAAGAAATATTAACCACTTATCCAGATATTGAAACTGCCTATCAAGCAGAAGATCTACCGAAAAAGTATCGTAAAAAGTTCGACGAACACATTGAATCAGCTCGTGTATGTAAGCAAGTCTCTGCACTCAAAACCGATATTGATCTTGGGTTCAATCTGCAAGATATTCGCTTCTCTGGTAATTAAGCTTAACACTTATGGATGTTCATCCTTTCTGTTGTGTTCTCCGTTACATTCACAATTTAATCATAATGTTAATCAATACCTTACCAAGTATTGATTAACATTAAGCCTTCATCACAGTCTTATTGATATAAGTATTTAATTTCATTGCTCCAATAAGGAGAAACACAATGAAAAACATACTTTTATTATCATTAACGACCCTCTTACTTAATATCACACCTCTTGCTGTCGCAACCGAAGCTTGTGGTGAACATCTCGCTAAAGGCTTGCCTTCAGAATCTTCTGACCAAGTACTTTGTCGAACCGGTTATGCCATTGGCTACAACTATTCCATGAAGAATGCTGATTGGGTTGCCTACCATGTCACCGCAGAAAGCATCAATGGGCAGTTCAAACGAAGTAATCGCTTTAAAGCCGACTCAGAACTCCCTGAATACGCCCAGTCAACACTAAGTGATTACTCAAAATCCGGCTATGACCGCGGCCACCTTGCTCCGTCTGCTGCAATGGACTTCAGCGAAATATCGATGCAAGAAAGCTTCTTGCTAAGCAATATGTCACCACAGCTTCCTGGGTTTAACCGAGTTGGCTGGCGATTGCTAGAAGAACATGTGCGTGACCTTGCCAATGAATATCAAGAGCTCTATGTGGTGACAGGCCCTATTTATGATGGGAATGAAGCCTTTATTGGCAATGGCGTCGTGATTCCAAGTGCATTCTACAAAGTGATTCTCGACCCGTATTACAACGATGCGATTGCTTTTATTGTGCCTCATCGTGACGTATCGAGCAGTGAACTCGCAAGCTTTGTCACAACCATTGATGAGGTAGAAGCCCGCACCAACTTGGATTTCTTCGCAAACACTAGCGATGATGTAGAAAGTGATATGGAAGCAATGCTTTGGGAAATGTGGCCTACCTCAGAGTAAACCTCTTACAATAAAAAAACGCTCCTTATTAGGAGCGTTTTATGTTCATTAACCGCGTATTAGTGCGGTGAGATGTTTGAAAGCGACTGAATATGAACCGTGATCTCTTCACGATCGTGGTAAAGGTGCTTAGCTTGCATCTTGAACTTCACTTTGTTCTCAATAAGGAACACTTTTAGGTTCTCGATATCCTGCAGTACTTCATCATAACGGCCTTTCATTGGCAGTTTCAGGTTGAATAGTGCTTCTTGTGCCCAACCTTTGATGATCCACTCACCCATAAGGTGTGCAACGCGAGCCGGCTTCTCAACCATGTCACAGATAATCCATGTCACGTTCTTACGGTCTGGTTCGAATTTAAAGCCATCCACCATGTGGTGCTTAATCTGACCCGTTTCCATTAGGCTGTCTGCCATCATGCCGTTATCAACACAGTGAACGAACATAGAACGTTTCACTAGTTGGTAAGTCCAACCGCCTGGGCAAGCACCTAAATCTACACCCCACATACCCGGAGCCAGACGCTCGTCCCACTCATCACGCGGGATGAATACGTGGAACGCTTCTTCTAACTTCAATGTAGAACGGCTTGGTGCATCTGATGGGAATTTCAGACGAGGAATACCCATGAAGAACTGTGAGTTGTTCGACGGGTAAGAGTAACCCACAAAACAGTGACCCGGAGCGATGAAGCATAAATGAAGCACGGGCTTCTTAGCGTTGTCTTTCGCTGTCATCAGGCCTTTGCCACGCATAGCTTGGCGCATTGGCACTGTAAACTTACGGCAGAACTTCAAAAGCTCTTTTGCTTCGTTAGTATCTGGCGTTTCAATACGGATATCACCACAACGAGGGAAACCTTCTTTCTCAGAAAGCGCCTCAAGAATTGGAGAAATACGGTCATCGGTTGGCAGGTCTTTAATTTCAACAGCCACTGCTAGCATTTGACGAGCAAAGATCAGTGATTGGAAATCGATCTCTTTGATCAACTTATCCGCTTCACCTGCTTGGTAACATTCAAACAATACAAAGCCTGTATTGTTCTTTAGGCGAGGAAAACCAAACACTTCCAGTTGTGTTGCCTTGTCTTGAATTTCGCCAGCACATTCTTTTTCAAAACCAGAGCGACAATAAAGTAGTACGTGTTTCACTGAGTTACCTCTTTTATATTCAAAGCAGCGAAGGAGAAGACTCCCCAACCAATGATAAATAGTAGACCACCAAACGGGGTTATTGGGCCAAACCATTTTATTCCTGTCAGTGCCAGCGCATACAGGCTGCCACTAAAACAAAGGATGCCGATGATAAAGCAAATTGCCGCAATGAAAAAATATTTTTGTGATTTAGCGCCAAGTTTCATCTGTAGCAGAGCACCACACGCCAATATCGCTAACGTATGAATAAACTGATACTGAACACCAGTCTCAAATACACCTAACAGATACTCAGGCAAGATAGCTTTCAAGCCGTGAGCGGCAAAGGCACCAAGCATCACTGCAATTGCGCCAGAGAGGCCGGCAAACGTGAGTAAATACTTACTTCTCATTAAGCACCTCTTTGATAAACGCCGATAGTTTCTCAACGGTTAAGGCAATGTTCTGCTGCTCTGTGTAACCCGAACTCTTACGTGGCTTAAAGCTATGGTCGCCATCAGGAATAAATTCGACACGAATAGAATCCGACAGATCAAAGTCAGCAAACTCTTCACGCTTACCAAAAGTATCGCGCTCGCCTTGTAAAATAAGACACGGCTTGGCTAACTCTGCGAGATGTTCGCCTTTATACTTCTCTGGTTTACCTGGCGGGTGGAAAGGAAAACCTAAACACGCCATCGCAGCCACTTTGTCTACTTCAGACAAATGGCTCGCCATACGTCCTCCCATCGATTTACCGCCAATCACAAGCTTATCGGTATCAACCTGCTCAATAACCTCTTGGTAGGCTTCAAGTAGCTTAGGTGCTCTGTCAGGTGGCCGACGCTTACCATCTTCCGCACGCTTAATCATATAAGGGAAATTGAAGCGAACTACTCGTATCCCTTTAAAGGCTAATCCTTTTGCTACCGACTGCATGAACTCATGATCCATGCCTGCTCCAGCACCATGGGCGAAGATAAAGGTAATTGGATTGTCTTCACCATCAATGATGACGTTATTCATCGAGTAAATCCTCTTGTTCACTTTGCGCTTTCGCCAGCATCCAGTCTCGGAAGGTGGCGATACGGCCCATGTCGGCTTGTTTCTCATGACAAACGACATAGAAGGCGTTCTTGCTCACCAACACTTCGTCGAAAGGCGCAATCAAACGACCCGCTTCGATTTCAGGTTGTGCCAATACGTTGTTGCCCAGTGCAATGCCCTGGCCGTGAGCTGCTGCTTGCAGCACCATGGTTGAGTGACTGAAGATAGGACCGTGATTAACGTTAACCCCGTCGATACCATTTTGCTTAGCAAACTGTTTCCAATCCTTTCGAGAGGTATCATGCAATAGCGTATGGCATGCTAAATCACTTAGAGATTCTAATGGTTTGTTTCCGAGCAGCACTGAAGGAGAACAAAGTGGAATCAGATATTCTTGATACAGCTTGTCAGCTCTTAGCCCCGACCAATTGCCTCGACCATAATAGATAGCAACGTCCACATCATCCGTTAGCGAGCCTTCATCCATATCCACGGCTTTGATTCGCACATCGATATCAGGTTCTTGCTGATTAAAATCAGCAAGCCTTGGTACCAACCATTGAATCGCAAAACTAGGCGGTAAACTGATGGTTAATGCGCCCTTTTCACTGCGCTCAAGCACTTTATCCGTCGCTTCTGCCAGTGATGTGAAAATATCTTTGATATCCAAGAAGTAGCTTTGACCTTCTTCAGTCAGCAGCAAAGAACGGTTTCTTCGGCGAAACAGCTTCAAAGATAAGAATTCTTCAAGCGCTTTGATCTGATGACTGACTGCAGCTTGAGTAACAAACAACTCTTCTGCAGCACGCGTAAAACTCAAGTGTCGAGCAGCAGCTTCAAACACTCTTAGCGAGTTTAATGGGGGTAATCGACGAGACATAGTTACTCTCTAAATAAGCATTAGTTTTTTTTATCTGAAACATTATAATTTGTCCATTGCCTAGCGGCCAGAGAAATTCTATATTTCATCCCGCAGTAGCTAGCCTGAACGGCTTGATTCTCTCTAGAATCAATTGGTTTAGCTTCTGCGATGTTGTGTTTGCAAACTCGTTCTTTTCGAGTTGGGTAGAGTTCTACCAAATGTTTTGTTGCAGTTCTATACTGAAACGAGGCATGTACTTCCTGTATTTATTTTGACCTGTCTGTCAAATTTGTTTACACCGCCTTATGGGCGGTGTTTTTTTATGTCCAAAGAAATGTAACAACAAGTTTATCAATAGCTGTGCTAATTAATCCTTATTATTTTTCATCGCTAATCACAGAATCAGATACCCACTCAAATAATCAACTGAACACATACAAATTGGACTATTAAGTTGTACTTAAAAGTAACAGAATACTTCAAGTATACTCACACTTGTTCAGTCACTTATAAACCCGTTTAGAGCTCACTCTCTCAATCAAAATTTCAAAACGGAGCAGACGATAGCACGCCCAAACTCACACCTCTGTCTGACTACTGTAAATCATTGACAATAGAAAATAAAAAAGCCGCTTACTTTTCAGTAAGCGGCTTTGCAAAATTACTAACGATTGGTCAATACACCACTATGGGCGATAAACCTTAACGTTATGGAAGCCTTGCTCTTGTAGGTAAAGCGCCTGTAGACGACTCATTACACCACGGTCGCAGTACAGCAAATACTCTTTCGCTTGGTCTAGGTCACCAAACTGAGTCGAAAGCTTGAAGAACGGGATGTGTTTAATTTCAACACCATCGATCTCTAGTGGGCTTTCGTCTTCTTCTTCTGGGCTACGGATATCAAGAACGATAGCATGCTCAGCAACAGCTTGAACTTGTTCAACTTCAGGTGCTTGCTCTTGGCTCTCTTTCTCGATATCACGGATATCCATAACACGAGCATTCTCGATCACTTGATCAAGCACTTCAAAGTTAAACTTAGCTTCTTCTGCTTCTAGTTTGCCTTTCTTCGCTTTCACTGTTGGCTTCTTAGAGATAACGCCACAGTACTCAGGCATTACCTTAGCAAAGTCTTCAGTACCGATGATGCGAGAAAGATCGATGATGTCTTCTTTATCCCAGTTGATCAGTGGACGAAGAATCAAAGTATCAGTCACGTTGTCGATGTGGCGCAGGTTAGTTAGCGTTTGACTAGAAACCTGACCAAGCGCCTCACCTGTTACTAGCGCTTCAATACCAAAACGCTCTGCAACCATACCACCAGCACGCATGAACATACGCTTAAGAACAACGCCCATTTGGCCGTCTTCTACGTTCTCAAGGATTTCAGCAACCACGGGTTCAAAATCTACAGAAATGAACTTCACCTTTGCAGATGAACCATATTTGTTCCATAGGTAGTGAGCCACTTGCTTAACGCCAATCTCGTGCGCAGGGCCGCCAAGATTGAAGAAACAGTAGTGCACCTTAGAACCACGTTTGATGTGCAGGTAGCT
Coding sequences within:
- the ppnN gene encoding nucleotide 5'-monophosphate nucleosidase PpnN codes for the protein MITHISPAGSMDLLSQLEVERLKKTASSDLYQLYRNCTLAVLNSGSHTDNSKELLDKYLSFDVEVVRRERGIKLELSNPPEHAFVDGEIIKGIQEHLFSVLRDIVYVNMHLADNQRLNLTNATHITNLVFGILRNAGALTPGIEPNLIVCWGGHSINASEYQYTREVGNELGLRELNICTGCGPGAMEGPMKGAAIGHAKQRYTEHRYLGLTEPSIIAAEPPNPIVNELVIMPDIEKRLEAFVRMAHGIIIFPGGPGTAEELLYILGIMMHPNNAEQPMPIVLTGSKESEAYFRSIDKFIGETLGPEAQKHYEIVIDDPARAAKIMKQAMPDVRSHRKETGDAYSYNWSLHIEPEFQLPFDPTHESMAALDLHMDQKTESLAANLRKAFSGIVAGNVKAEGILEIEKHGPFLIDGDKELMTKMDQLLNDFVEQHRMKLPGGTDYVPCYKIAPSD
- a CDS encoding transcriptional regulator GcvA, encoding MSRRLPPLNSLRVFEAAARHLSFTRAAEELFVTQAAVSHQIKALEEFLSLKLFRRRNRSLLLTEEGQSYFLDIKDIFTSLAEATDKVLERSEKGALTISLPPSFAIQWLVPRLADFNQQEPDIDVRIKAVDMDEGSLTDDVDVAIYYGRGNWSGLRADKLYQEYLIPLCSPSVLLGNKPLESLSDLACHTLLHDTSRKDWKQFAKQNGIDGVNVNHGPIFSHSTMVLQAAAHGQGIALGNNVLAQPEIEAGRLIAPFDEVLVSKNAFYVVCHEKQADMGRIATFRDWMLAKAQSEQEDLLDE
- the xni gene encoding flap endonuclease Xni; the protein is MSIHLVIIDALNLIRRVHSVQPDPTDIARTITTTTRTLNKILTESKPTHIIAVFDHHLQDRGWRAEVLPAYKQNRKPMPEPLMKGLDAIQQAWWELGIDSLLSDGDEADDLVATLAKKVADHGETVTIISTDKGYCQLLSPTLQIRDYFQHRWLDKPFIEAEFGVKPEQLADYWGLTGVSSSQVPGIPGVGPKAAKEILTTYPDIETAYQAEDLPKKYRKKFDEHIESARVCKQVSALKTDIDLGFNLQDIRFSGN
- the thiI gene encoding tRNA uracil 4-sulfurtransferase ThiI, with product MKFIVKPHPEIFVKSESVRKRFTRILECNIRNVIQRHCESVAVFNRRDHIEVTSESDQYYAEVLEALTHTPGIHHSLEVQQSEFKDLHDIYEQVLERSRADIEGKTFSVRAKRRGKHDFTSIELERYVGGGLNQAVESAKVRLKNPDVTVKVEVANDKLNQVLARHKGLGGFPLGTQEDLLSLISGGFDSGVSSYLHIKRGSKVHYCFFNLGGPAHEIGVKQVAHYLWNKYGSSAKVKFISVDFEPVVAEILENVEDGQMGVVLKRMFMRAGGMVAERFGIEALVTGEALGQVSSQTLTNLRHIDNVTDTLILRPLINWDKEDIIDLSRIIGTEDFAKVMPEYCGVISKKPTVKAKKGKLEAEEAKFNFEVLDQVIENARVMDIRDIEKESQEQAPEVEQVQAVAEHAIVLDIRSPEEEDESPLEIDGVEIKHIPFFKLSTQFGDLDQAKEYLLYCDRGVMSRLQALYLQEQGFHNVKVYRP
- a CDS encoding DUF423 domain-containing protein; this encodes MRSKYLLTFAGLSGAIAVMLGAFAAHGLKAILPEYLLGVFETGVQYQFIHTLAILACGALLQMKLGAKSQKYFFIAAICFIIGILCFSGSLYALALTGIKWFGPITPFGGLLFIIGWGVFSFAALNIKEVTQ
- a CDS encoding alpha/beta fold hydrolase → MNNVIIDGEDNPITFIFAHGAGAGMDHEFMQSVAKGLAFKGIRVVRFNFPYMIKRAEDGKRRPPDRAPKLLEAYQEVIEQVDTDKLVIGGKSMGGRMASHLSEVDKVAAMACLGFPFHPPGKPEKYKGEHLAELAKPCLILQGERDTFGKREEFADFDLSDSIRVEFIPDGDHSFKPRKSSGYTEQQNIALTVEKLSAFIKEVLNEK
- a CDS encoding DNA/RNA non-specific endonuclease; the encoded protein is MKNILLLSLTTLLLNITPLAVATEACGEHLAKGLPSESSDQVLCRTGYAIGYNYSMKNADWVAYHVTAESINGQFKRSNRFKADSELPEYAQSTLSDYSKSGYDRGHLAPSAAMDFSEISMQESFLLSNMSPQLPGFNRVGWRLLEEHVRDLANEYQELYVVTGPIYDGNEAFIGNGVVIPSAFYKVILDPYYNDAIAFIVPHRDVSSSELASFVTTIDEVEARTNLDFFANTSDDVESDMEAMLWEMWPTSE
- the rlmM gene encoding 23S rRNA (cytidine(2498)-2'-O)-methyltransferase RlmM, yielding MKHVLLYCRSGFEKECAGEIQDKATQLEVFGFPRLKNNTGFVLFECYQAGEADKLIKEIDFQSLIFARQMLAVAVEIKDLPTDDRISPILEALSEKEGFPRCGDIRIETPDTNEAKELLKFCRKFTVPMRQAMRGKGLMTAKDNAKKPVLHLCFIAPGHCFVGYSYPSNNSQFFMGIPRLKFPSDAPSRSTLKLEEAFHVFIPRDEWDERLAPGMWGVDLGACPGGWTYQLVKRSMFVHCVDNGMMADSLMETGQIKHHMVDGFKFEPDRKNVTWIICDMVEKPARVAHLMGEWIIKGWAQEALFNLKLPMKGRYDEVLQDIENLKVFLIENKVKFKMQAKHLYHDREEITVHIQSLSNISPH